One region of Armatimonadota bacterium genomic DNA includes:
- the ffh gene encoding signal recognition particle protein — MFESLTEKLQNVFKKLRGKGTLSEQDVADALREIRLVLLEADVNYKVVKDFTNTVRERAIGQDVLKSLTPTQQVIKIVNEELTSLLGGSEVGLDLAGKPAVVMLVGLHGSGKTTSAAKLANMVRKQNRKPLLVALDVYRPAAVKQLQVLGDQLGIPVFALGDKHDPVDIAKAAVSSAANAGQDVVIMDTAGRLHIDEELMGELSRIRDAVSPKEILLVVDAMTGQDAVNIAEQFNNALGVTGFILTKLDGDARGGAALSIKAVTGKPIKLVGVGEKLDALETFHPERMASRILGMGDVLSLIEKAEAVLDKQKAEDLERKLKENKFDFEDYLDQLQQMRKMGPLDQILSMLPGFNARAMQGMEIDERQLARTEAIIRSMTKQERRHPEILNGSRRRRIANGSGTSIQEVNRLIKQFEEMKKMIRGFAEIEQGGRRRKAISWPF, encoded by the coding sequence ATGTTTGAGAGCCTTACCGAAAAACTTCAGAATGTTTTCAAAAAGCTGCGTGGCAAGGGCACGCTCTCCGAGCAAGATGTCGCAGATGCCTTGCGAGAGATACGGCTCGTTTTGCTTGAGGCAGATGTCAATTATAAGGTTGTAAAAGATTTTACAAACACTGTGAGGGAGCGAGCAATTGGCCAGGATGTCCTCAAGAGCCTAACGCCAACACAGCAGGTAATTAAAATCGTTAACGAAGAATTGACGAGTCTGCTGGGTGGTTCAGAAGTTGGGCTTGACTTAGCTGGCAAACCGGCTGTTGTAATGCTTGTCGGTCTCCATGGATCGGGCAAGACGACAAGCGCCGCCAAGCTTGCAAACATGGTGCGTAAACAAAACCGAAAACCGCTCCTTGTCGCACTTGATGTATACCGACCGGCAGCTGTAAAGCAGCTGCAGGTGCTAGGAGATCAATTGGGCATACCAGTATTTGCATTAGGTGACAAGCACGATCCCGTAGACATAGCAAAGGCGGCAGTGAGTTCAGCGGCAAACGCAGGCCAAGACGTGGTAATTATGGATACGGCAGGCCGGCTGCACATTGATGAAGAGCTGATGGGCGAACTTTCACGCATCCGCGACGCTGTTTCCCCGAAGGAAATTCTTCTTGTTGTAGATGCGATGACAGGGCAGGATGCTGTAAACATTGCAGAGCAGTTTAACAATGCTCTTGGGGTAACCGGTTTCATCCTGACCAAGCTTGATGGGGATGCACGAGGTGGTGCAGCGCTCTCTATAAAGGCTGTTACAGGCAAGCCCATCAAACTTGTAGGCGTGGGTGAGAAGCTTGATGCTCTTGAGACGTTCCATCCCGAAAGAATGGCGTCGCGGATTCTGGGCATGGGCGACGTGCTTAGCCTAATTGAGAAAGCCGAGGCTGTTCTTGATAAACAAAAAGCAGAAGACCTTGAACGCAAGCTTAAGGAGAACAAATTTGATTTTGAGGACTATCTCGATCAGCTTCAACAGATGAGGAAAATGGGGCCGCTTGATCAAATTCTCAGCATGCTTCCAGGGTTCAACGCACGTGCAATGCAAGGTATGGAAATTGACGAGCGGCAGTTGGCGCGGACCGAAGCGATTATTCGTTCTATGACCAAGCAAGAGCGTCGGCACCCAGAGATACTAAATGGCAGCAGAAGGCGCCGGATAGCAAATGGGAGCGGCACCAGCATTCAGGAAGTAAACCGCTTGATAAAACAATTTGAAGAAATGAAGAAAATGATAAGAGGTTTTGCTGAAATTGAACAAGGGGGACGCCGACGAAAAGCAATTTCATGGCCCTTCTGA
- a CDS encoding YlqD family protein, producing the protein MLVKRRVIIKAVVTEKFKKQLISRLEQALQEVKRTQQQIETQGTRYLAELEGRDPTQAVAFAKKLERQKRKQEAVRARLDEELSKVRMLELGAEHPQGTVEGLVEINIGDNINEKLCATEVIVEDGFVKEIRNP; encoded by the coding sequence ATGCTAGTCAAACGCAGAGTTATTATAAAGGCGGTAGTTACTGAGAAGTTCAAGAAGCAACTGATTTCGCGGTTGGAGCAGGCTCTTCAAGAGGTAAAACGCACACAACAGCAGATTGAAACTCAAGGTACGCGATATCTTGCAGAGCTAGAAGGAAGGGATCCAACGCAAGCAGTAGCTTTCGCTAAAAAACTCGAGCGCCAGAAGCGCAAGCAGGAGGCGGTAAGAGCGCGGCTAGACGAGGAGCTCTCAAAAGTCCGAATGCTTGAGTTGGGTGCTGAGCACCCCCAAGGGACGGTTGAGGGGTTAGTGGAGATAAATATAGGCGACAACATTAATGAAAAGCTTTGTGCCACTGAAGTAATTGTTGAAGACGGCTTTGTCAAGGAAATACGCAACCCCTGA
- a CDS encoding DUF3343 domain-containing protein — MEKYGVVLFHSQSSAFRAEKILLKAGIECRLIPIPRSLSSDCGVAARFEWARVADVERALNAADVEIQGIHPMPSR, encoded by the coding sequence TTGGAAAAATACGGGGTGGTACTCTTTCACAGTCAGTCCTCAGCATTCCGCGCCGAGAAGATTCTCCTTAAGGCTGGGATTGAGTGCCGCCTCATTCCCATACCACGCAGTTTATCAAGCGACTGCGGTGTGGCAGCACGATTCGAATGGGCACGAGTTGCTGATGTCGAACGAGCGCTCAATGCTGCGGATGTTGAAATCCAAGGGATTCATCCAATGCCCTCACGGTAA
- the rimM gene encoding ribosome maturation factor RimM (Essential for efficient processing of 16S rRNA), with protein sequence MTSDEWNVLIGEVVAPFGRRGEVKVLPYTDYPEHFFELKEVRPDRATEEQNLKIEAVRQHKNLLLVKFEGFNDISAAERLRGAKLYIREKDLVPLGKDEYYIHDIIGLEVVTPEGKSLGKIKEVIRGPANDVYVTERAMIPAVKEFVVSIDLREKRMVVRPIPGMVEENENES encoded by the coding sequence ATGACAAGCGACGAGTGGAACGTTCTTATTGGCGAAGTGGTTGCACCGTTTGGACGTAGGGGAGAAGTGAAGGTGCTCCCCTACACCGATTACCCAGAGCACTTTTTTGAGCTTAAGGAAGTTCGGCCAGACCGCGCCACAGAAGAGCAAAACCTGAAAATTGAAGCAGTTCGACAGCATAAAAACCTACTGCTCGTGAAGTTTGAAGGTTTCAACGATATTTCGGCTGCAGAGCGGCTTAGGGGAGCAAAGCTTTATATTCGCGAAAAAGATTTAGTACCGCTTGGAAAAGACGAGTATTACATTCATGACATAATCGGACTTGAAGTGGTTACCCCCGAGGGGAAGAGCCTTGGCAAGATTAAGGAGGTCATTCGTGGGCCAGCGAATGATGTGTACGTAACTGAGCGAGCGATGATCCCGGCCGTGAAGGAGTTCGTTGTGAGTATCGACCTCCGCGAAAAGCGAATGGTCGTGCGCCCTATTCCAGGAATGGTCGAGGAAAATGAAAATGAGAGTTGA
- the rplS gene encoding 50S ribosomal protein L19 codes for MSTVIQEIEKEQLKAEKPEINVGDTVRVHVRVVEAGKERIQVFEGIVIAKRHDSVRETFTVRKISHGIGVERTFLLHSPRIAKIEVVRKGKVRRAKLFYLREKVGKATRIKEDKNRG; via the coding sequence ATGTCTACAGTAATACAAGAGATTGAGAAGGAACAACTGAAAGCTGAAAAGCCAGAAATTAACGTTGGCGACACAGTTCGAGTCCATGTTCGGGTCGTCGAAGCCGGTAAAGAACGAATACAGGTTTTCGAGGGCATTGTCATCGCAAAGCGCCATGATTCAGTGCGGGAAACTTTTACGGTTCGTAAAATCTCTCATGGCATTGGAGTTGAACGCACTTTCTTACTACATAGCCCCAGGATTGCTAAAATCGAGGTGGTGCGCAAAGGAAAGGTGCGTCGCGCAAAGCTCTTCTATCTGAGAGAGAAGGTAGGAAAAGCGACACGGATAAAGGAAGATAAGAACCGCGGATAA
- a CDS encoding tetratricopeptide repeat protein — translation MSKTQKVSVVIVAIVAILGVFHYFKAQKIKEKTREYFRLALEAEPQEAERLMRECLKIQPRNPSVYFLLGESLAQQGKHKAAIGVFKSGLKFSESSKESAFIKRRINSALAELYEDLGDYDAAIDYYTRNLTSGFTSARQGFLRVRLAELYRKKGDYSSAAREYEKAIKYKAAVRRPEIYFDAAVCKARDGEAGKAFEYLSSLFNHPFMIGVGAGDGSQNVRIQGWINAATNSRLFEKVRTLPGFDKLIEKANQHAKARSIATKIYCAQITVPGFRREFPLSYEFAQINAHHAGFSRDVLLAYANDCMVSADYEVGDPRRFEYGFVACYYFFSTVDHAKWAVSALRKLSLPGAEWSSFPWANHSLEGRIIGDETYSADDKNGNIRLIFRKGNFVAVLYSGDFEHKRFEKVPPNIAPAMDSLAQQVLRVL, via the coding sequence ATGTCCAAAACACAAAAAGTAAGTGTCGTTATTGTCGCCATTGTAGCTATTTTGGGGGTCTTTCATTACTTCAAAGCCCAAAAAATTAAAGAGAAAACACGAGAATATTTTCGCCTTGCTCTTGAGGCAGAACCCCAAGAAGCCGAAAGGTTAATGCGTGAGTGTCTTAAAATTCAACCGCGCAACCCCAGCGTATATTTTCTGCTAGGTGAATCGCTTGCACAGCAAGGAAAGCACAAGGCAGCCATAGGGGTATTCAAAAGTGGTTTGAAGTTTTCTGAATCTAGCAAGGAATCCGCGTTTATTAAGAGACGAATCAACTCGGCTTTAGCAGAATTGTATGAGGACTTGGGCGACTACGACGCAGCAATAGACTATTACACTAGAAACTTGACCTCAGGTTTTACTTCTGCCAGGCAGGGTTTTTTGCGAGTAAGGCTCGCCGAACTTTACCGCAAGAAGGGAGATTACTCCTCCGCGGCTCGCGAGTATGAGAAAGCAATTAAGTATAAAGCCGCGGTACGTAGGCCTGAAATATACTTTGATGCCGCGGTTTGCAAAGCACGCGATGGGGAAGCTGGCAAGGCATTCGAATATCTATCTAGCCTTTTCAACCATCCATTCATGATTGGCGTAGGCGCCGGGGACGGAAGCCAAAATGTCCGCATTCAAGGATGGATTAATGCCGCAACAAATAGCAGGCTTTTTGAGAAAGTTCGCACTTTGCCTGGATTCGACAAGCTGATAGAAAAAGCTAATCAACATGCAAAAGCTAGGAGCATAGCCACAAAAATATACTGCGCCCAAATCACAGTTCCTGGTTTTAGACGCGAATTTCCGCTATCATATGAGTTTGCACAAATAAATGCACATCACGCCGGTTTTTCTCGCGATGTTCTTCTAGCTTACGCCAATGATTGCATGGTATCAGCTGATTATGAAGTCGGCGATCCACGTAGGTTTGAATACGGCTTTGTCGCATGCTATTACTTTTTCTCCACCGTTGACCATGCTAAATGGGCAGTTTCCGCGCTAAGAAAGCTTTCCCTCCCGGGCGCCGAGTGGTCCTCATTCCCATGGGCCAACCACTCTCTTGAAGGAAGAATAATTGGAGACGAAACATATTCCGCCGACGACAAAAACGGTAACATCCGCCTAATTTTTCGCAAAGGTAACTTCGTGGCAGTCCTCTACTCAGGAGACTTTGAGCACAAACGCTTTGAGAAAGTTCCACCCAACATTGCCCCTGCCATGGACTCTCTTGCTCAACAAGTCTTGCGTGTGCTTTAG
- the trmD gene encoding tRNA (guanosine(37)-N1)-methyltransferase TrmD: MRVDVLTIFPEMVRCGVDYSILKRAQENNLLTVCVHNIRDFAEDKHKTTDEPPYGGGAGMVMKPEPIFKAAEHVKAEYWTDQSRIILTTPQGQLFNQEKAAELSKCPHLVFICGHYEGVDERVREHLVTDELSIGDYILTGGELPALVILDAVARLIPGVLGREQSALEESFSEGLLEYPQYTRPVEFRGWRVPDVLLSGHHAEIQKWRRFQSLKRTLERRPDLLEKAHLTEEDLRILDELRRSKDSR; the protein is encoded by the coding sequence ATGAGAGTTGATGTTCTCACCATCTTTCCGGAAATGGTGCGCTGTGGGGTGGATTATAGCATTCTTAAACGCGCCCAAGAGAACAATCTTCTCACGGTTTGCGTACATAATATCAGAGATTTTGCGGAGGATAAACACAAAACCACCGACGAGCCGCCATATGGCGGGGGCGCCGGCATGGTAATGAAACCTGAGCCAATCTTTAAAGCTGCAGAACATGTAAAAGCCGAATACTGGACTGACCAAAGCAGGATAATCCTGACCACGCCTCAAGGACAGCTTTTTAATCAAGAAAAAGCTGCCGAGCTATCAAAATGTCCTCATTTGGTTTTTATCTGTGGCCATTACGAAGGCGTGGATGAACGTGTTCGAGAGCATCTAGTAACAGATGAGCTATCAATCGGAGATTATATTTTGACTGGCGGTGAACTGCCTGCACTTGTCATACTCGATGCAGTGGCAAGGTTGATTCCGGGTGTGTTGGGGAGGGAGCAGTCTGCTCTTGAGGAATCGTTCTCGGAGGGTTTGCTCGAATACCCACAGTATACTAGGCCGGTAGAATTTCGAGGCTGGCGGGTGCCAGATGTCCTTCTATCTGGACATCATGCGGAAATTCAGAAGTGGCGTCGCTTTCAATCGTTGAAACGAACGCTAGAGCGTAGGCCAGACCTTTTGGAAAAGGCACATCTTACTGAGGAAGATTTGCGAATCCTTGATGAACTGAGGAGGTCAAAGGATTCAAGGTAA
- a CDS encoding ribonuclease HII, whose product MEESQDSADLWHYERAVRAQGYRVVAGVDESGRGPLAGPVVAAAVILPFECDIGGIYDSKQLSPANREAAYDKILSIALGVGVGIVDADEIDRLNILQATYQAMRIAIGKLTTAADIFLVDGYPIRNFEFPQVGIIDGDCKSASIAAASIIAKVTRDRIMLNYDRLYPQYGFAKHKGYPTEEHLRNLAIYGPCDIHRKTFGPVAEELNLLWARQDLLSAEQAKKEL is encoded by the coding sequence ATGGAGGAAAGCCAAGATTCTGCAGACTTGTGGCATTACGAGCGAGCAGTCCGGGCACAGGGTTATCGCGTTGTCGCCGGCGTTGATGAATCAGGCCGAGGGCCGCTTGCTGGACCGGTGGTTGCGGCTGCGGTAATTCTTCCTTTCGAATGTGATATCGGCGGCATATACGATTCAAAGCAGCTTTCTCCAGCAAATCGCGAGGCCGCTTACGATAAAATTCTAAGCATTGCTTTAGGTGTTGGGGTTGGCATAGTGGATGCCGACGAAATAGACCGCTTAAATATCCTTCAAGCTACCTATCAGGCAATGCGAATTGCCATTGGCAAGCTGACCACTGCTGCCGATATCTTTCTGGTGGATGGTTATCCAATTCGCAATTTTGAATTTCCACAAGTCGGAATAATTGACGGCGATTGCAAGAGCGCAAGTATAGCAGCTGCTTCTATAATCGCAAAAGTTACGAGAGACCGCATTATGCTGAACTATGACAGATTGTATCCTCAATATGGCTTTGCTAAACACAAAGGCTATCCTACGGAAGAGCATTTGCGAAACCTTGCCATTTACGGACCTTGCGATATCCATAGGAAAACGTTCGGTCCAGTGGCGGAGGAGTTAAACCTTCTATGGGCACGGCAAGATCTGCTCTCGGCAGAGCAGGCGAAGAAAGAGCTATAA
- the lepB gene encoding signal peptidase I, translated as MEWLANLKIEYVIIISVVLLILRLWLGRYKTVVAKSAAEIVESVLIAIVLVFLIIRPFIIQAFFIPSGSMEPTLLVHDHILVNKFIYRFKEPQRGDIIVFKAPENATTDGVERDYIKRLIGLPGDVIEVRNGILYRNGKPVREPYIKEPMDYEMPPFKVPKGMLFVMGDNRNDSNDSHRWGPLDRNRVLGKALVIFWPPSRIGIPR; from the coding sequence ATGGAGTGGCTGGCTAACCTAAAAATCGAATATGTCATAATCATATCCGTTGTTTTACTTATACTTCGCCTATGGCTTGGCCGCTACAAAACCGTGGTGGCAAAGTCGGCCGCTGAAATAGTCGAGTCGGTGCTAATTGCCATCGTACTCGTCTTCTTGATTATCCGGCCATTCATAATCCAGGCGTTTTTCATTCCATCGGGATCGATGGAGCCTACCCTTTTGGTGCATGACCACATTTTGGTCAATAAATTCATTTATCGATTCAAGGAACCTCAGCGGGGGGATATAATCGTTTTCAAGGCGCCGGAGAATGCTACTACCGATGGAGTGGAGCGAGACTACATTAAACGGCTCATTGGCTTGCCAGGTGACGTAATAGAGGTTCGCAATGGTATACTTTATAGGAATGGCAAACCCGTCCGCGAGCCATACATCAAAGAGCCAATGGATTATGAGATGCCGCCGTTTAAGGTTCCGAAAGGAATGCTTTTCGTTATGGGTGACAACCGCAATGACAGCAACGACAGCCATAGGTGGGGCCCACTCGATCGAAACCGTGTTCTCGGCAAGGCGTTAGTAATCTTCTGGCCGCCCAGCCGAATCGGAATTCCCCGCTGA
- a CDS encoding KH domain-containing protein: MKELIEYLVKALVDEPAQVDIREVVGEESTTFEIRVAPNDLGKVIGKQGKIANALRTVAKAAAMREKKRVYLEIIP, translated from the coding sequence TTGAAGGAATTGATAGAGTATCTAGTCAAAGCGTTGGTTGATGAGCCCGCGCAGGTGGATATCAGGGAAGTCGTTGGCGAAGAATCCACCACGTTTGAAATTCGCGTGGCACCAAACGACCTAGGCAAGGTGATTGGCAAACAAGGCAAAATTGCAAATGCGCTCCGTACCGTAGCCAAAGCTGCGGCAATGCGTGAAAAAAAGCGAGTCTATCTAGAAATCATCCCCTAA
- the lepB gene encoding signal peptidase I → MDWLANVRIEYVVAAIVILFIARLWLARYKTPIGKSAAEVVESALVAIILVFLIIRPFFIQVYTIRSASMEPTLREGDHILLNKLVYRLRPPRDGEIIVFRAPKSWTADGTEREFIKRLVGVPGDLIAVKNGKLLRNGKPVDEPYIKEPMNYEMDPIRVPRGKLFVMGDNRNNSNDSVKEGLLDLKRVLGKSIAIFWPPNRARIIK, encoded by the coding sequence ATGGACTGGCTTGCAAATGTCAGAATTGAATATGTTGTCGCGGCAATTGTCATACTTTTCATCGCGCGGCTGTGGCTTGCACGTTATAAGACTCCCATTGGTAAATCGGCCGCCGAAGTAGTTGAATCTGCCCTCGTAGCAATAATCCTTGTTTTCCTCATTATCCGTCCGTTTTTTATTCAGGTTTACACCATTCGGTCGGCTTCCATGGAGCCAACGCTTCGCGAAGGCGACCACATACTTCTAAATAAACTTGTCTATCGCTTGCGGCCGCCAAGGGATGGAGAAATAATTGTATTTAGAGCACCCAAAAGTTGGACTGCTGACGGGACCGAGCGGGAATTTATAAAGAGACTTGTTGGTGTGCCTGGTGACCTAATAGCCGTTAAAAATGGAAAACTGTTACGAAATGGAAAACCTGTAGACGAACCATATATCAAAGAGCCAATGAACTACGAAATGGACCCGATTCGTGTGCCCCGCGGCAAGCTCTTCGTGATGGGGGACAATCGAAACAACAGTAATGATAGCGTAAAAGAAGGCTTGCTAGATTTGAAACGAGTTCTGGGGAAATCAATAGCCATATTTTGGCCACCTAACCGAGCGAGAATAATAAAATAA
- the yedE gene encoding YedE family putative selenium transporter, with product MLSFRRFLSSSSGPIITGIAVGVLAPVLVRSGNPGNMGICVACFTRDIAGSLGLHRASVVQYIRPEIIGFILGSLVAALVFREFKPRTGSSPIVRFFLGAFSMIGALMFLGCPWRAYLRLSGGDWNAIFGIAGLFAGVLLGTAFVKSGFNLGRSKPAPVALGWMMPLVAIGLLVLLITEPKLGFDPSGKPTGPVFFSAEGPGSMHAPILISLGVGALIGLLAQRSRFCTVGALRDLVLLRDAHLFSGILALIATAFITNVVLGQFKPGFAQQPVAHTNQLFNFGGMLLAGLSFTLAGGCPGRQIFLSGEGDGDAGIFVLGMLVGAGFAHNFSLASSPKGPGAFGLWALVIGLVFCVVIGLTMREVKNPRRIFNERLD from the coding sequence ATGCTTTCTTTTCGTCGGTTTCTAAGTTCTAGCTCAGGACCAATCATCACAGGTATTGCCGTTGGGGTACTCGCTCCAGTATTGGTAAGAAGTGGCAACCCTGGCAATATGGGAATTTGTGTTGCATGCTTCACTCGCGACATTGCCGGTTCTCTTGGGCTCCATCGAGCATCGGTGGTTCAGTATATCCGCCCGGAAATAATAGGTTTCATTCTCGGGTCATTGGTCGCCGCTTTAGTCTTCCGAGAATTCAAACCACGGACCGGCTCTTCACCCATTGTGCGTTTTTTTCTCGGAGCGTTTTCAATGATAGGGGCGCTTATGTTCCTTGGATGCCCATGGCGCGCATACCTAAGGCTTTCCGGCGGCGATTGGAATGCAATTTTTGGAATTGCAGGGCTATTTGCTGGGGTACTGCTCGGCACAGCCTTCGTGAAATCTGGATTCAACCTTGGAAGGAGCAAACCAGCGCCAGTAGCCTTGGGATGGATGATGCCGCTGGTTGCAATTGGATTGCTTGTACTTTTAATTACCGAACCTAAGCTGGGCTTCGACCCCAGTGGGAAACCGACTGGCCCCGTGTTTTTCTCCGCGGAAGGACCCGGGAGCATGCATGCGCCCATTCTCATCTCTCTTGGGGTAGGAGCTCTTATCGGACTACTTGCCCAGCGGTCGAGATTCTGTACGGTTGGTGCACTACGAGACCTTGTTCTTCTTAGGGATGCACATCTCTTTAGTGGAATATTGGCACTTATTGCCACTGCGTTCATAACCAATGTAGTGCTTGGGCAGTTCAAGCCAGGGTTCGCCCAGCAACCAGTAGCGCATACAAATCAACTTTTCAACTTTGGCGGGATGCTCCTAGCAGGATTGTCGTTCACACTTGCAGGTGGGTGCCCAGGACGCCAAATTTTCCTCTCCGGGGAGGGCGATGGTGATGCTGGCATTTTTGTACTCGGGATGTTGGTGGGAGCTGGCTTTGCACATAACTTCTCACTCGCCAGCTCGCCAAAAGGACCAGGTGCATTTGGACTTTGGGCGCTCGTCATCGGACTAGTATTTTGCGTTGTTATTGGCCTGACGATGCGCGAAGTAAAAAATCCAAGGAGGATCTTTAATGAGCGACTTGATTAA
- a CDS encoding YraN family protein has product MGTARSALGRAGEERAIRHLESIGYKVVERNFRCSSGEIDAIAYDGSDLVFIEVKARRGTSFGYPSEAVDSLKQAKLIRSAEIYLADRNLGEVGARFDIVEVYFEKGKLVRIEVIKGAFMEDR; this is encoded by the coding sequence ATGGGCACGGCAAGATCTGCTCTCGGCAGAGCAGGCGAAGAAAGAGCTATAAGGCATTTGGAGTCAATTGGCTATAAGGTTGTTGAGAGAAATTTCCGATGCAGCAGCGGCGAAATTGACGCAATCGCCTACGACGGAAGCGACCTGGTATTCATTGAGGTCAAAGCCAGACGAGGTACTTCATTTGGCTATCCTTCTGAGGCTGTTGACTCATTGAAACAAGCGAAGTTGATACGCTCAGCAGAGATATATCTTGCCGACCGCAACCTGGGGGAGGTTGGCGCACGCTTTGACATTGTAGAAGTCTATTTTGAAAAAGGGAAACTAGTAAGGATAGAGGTTATCAAGGGCGCTTTTATGGAGGACCGCTGA
- a CDS encoding sulfurtransferase TusA family protein — translation MSDLIKLDARGLSCPMPAMMAKKAIKGRERGKIEIIVDSYAARDNVERIAKSSGWNVIIEDIGSGEFRLTISK, via the coding sequence ATGAGCGACTTGATTAAACTTGATGCACGCGGGCTATCTTGTCCGATGCCTGCAATGATGGCAAAAAAGGCAATCAAGGGTCGTGAACGTGGAAAAATAGAGATAATAGTTGACTCATACGCTGCACGCGATAACGTGGAGCGAATCGCCAAAAGTTCTGGATGGAATGTTATCATCGAAGACATTGGCTCTGGCGAATTCCGATTAACCATATCAAAATGA
- the rpsP gene encoding 30S ribosomal protein S16 has product MAVKIRLRRMGARSKPFYRLVVADSRSPRDGRFIEMVGYYDPRAEPPVINVNAEKVLLWLNRGAQPTDTAAALLKKVGISHKALGNKERTKEEPESPAKPAAGELKAEAASEAVKGTVAEAEPAVETEVEPESKTRSTRKKKASSEDEGADTETAPSATETETIGNAEAADEKETTG; this is encoded by the coding sequence TTGGCAGTAAAGATAAGACTTAGGAGGATGGGAGCTCGCAGCAAGCCGTTCTATAGGTTGGTGGTAGCGGACAGCCGGTCGCCACGTGATGGTCGGTTCATCGAAATGGTGGGATATTATGACCCACGAGCTGAACCGCCGGTGATAAATGTAAATGCAGAGAAGGTTCTTTTGTGGCTAAATCGCGGAGCTCAACCAACGGATACAGCTGCGGCGCTACTAAAAAAAGTGGGTATTTCTCATAAAGCCCTAGGAAATAAAGAGCGAACGAAGGAAGAACCAGAAAGTCCAGCTAAACCGGCCGCTGGGGAGCTTAAAGCAGAGGCTGCTTCTGAGGCAGTCAAGGGAACGGTTGCGGAGGCTGAGCCGGCGGTAGAAACGGAAGTTGAGCCTGAATCAAAAACTAGGTCTACTCGCAAAAAGAAGGCTTCTTCGGAAGACGAGGGAGCTGATACAGAAACTGCGCCTTCTGCGACCGAAACAGAAACTATTGGCAACGCTGAGGCCGCAGACGAAAAAGAGACAACTGGATAG